The Nonlabens sp. Hel1_33_55 genome contains the following window.
TCATTTTTGACAATGATAAATTGGACAAGTAGCAATATCAAAGGAAGTATGGCGGCATAGATCAGAAACTCCCATTTCCACTGCGATTCAATAAAGACCAACAGAAAGACACTGCCTAAACTCAATAGCAAGATTCCCATGAGATAATGGAAAGGTTGCGATGTGCTAAAAAATCTAGAAAGCATATGGTTTTTTCACTATTTTTGTCCCCTTAAAGCAAGTTACTGCAATGAAAGATTTATTTGAGGCCATCGCCTATTTATTCGAAAATATCCTAATGGTGCCATTCAATTGGTTGCGTGAACTAGAACTTGAAAGTTGGTGGCTCGCAAATGCTTTTACCTGGGTAGCGATCATCGTACTAATATTAGCTGTAGGTTACTGGATGAAGCAACTGCGCATTTTTGACCAGAATAACGAAGAAGATCGTTCACAAACAGCGCATTCATTTTTGAAATAAGCCTATAGGTCAAAACCTATATCGGTTCTATAATACATCCTATCAAAACCTAGCTTGTCTATGTTTTCATAGGATTTTTTTGTGGCTTCATGGAAGTTCTCGCCAAAGCTGGTTACCGCAATCACACGACCACCGGCAGTGAGCGTTTTCCCATTGCTTTCTTTGGTTCCAGCATGGAATACTATACTGTCTTTTACCTCATCCAATCCTGTGATTTCCATTCCCTTTTCATAGACTTCTGGGTAGCCACCAGATACCAGCATGACCGTTGCAGCACTACGCAGGTCGAATGTAAGTTCTTCTTTGTGGAGTTCCGCTTTCGCGAAAGCGTGCAAATGAGACAGTAAATCACTGGAAACAAGCGGCAGAACCACCTCAGTCTCTGGATCGCCCATTCTAACGTTGTATTCAAT
Protein-coding sequences here:
- a CDS encoding DUF6341 family protein — translated: MKDLFEAIAYLFENILMVPFNWLRELELESWWLANAFTWVAIIVLILAVGYWMKQLRIFDQNNEEDRSQTAHSFLK